Genomic segment of Terriglobales bacterium:
TTGCCCGGCATACCGCAGCACATACGCCAGTGCCAGCCTCGCCCCGGCATTGTCGGGACGGCGATTCACCAACTCGCGCGCCTGCTTGTATGCCCCAACTATGTCGCCGCTCTCCGCCCGATCCCGCGCCAGGTGCGCGGCAGCCGAAATCAGGTTGGGATCCAACGCAACTGCCCGCTCCAGCGCGGCAATCGATTTCTGAAATACTCCCGGCCCGCCAGTCCCGTAAGACGCGTCGTAGTAATAGCGCATCCCCAGCTCATCCCACGCCGGCGCGTACGCCGGATCCAGGCCCACCGCCTTTTCCAGCATGTTGACAGCTTCTTGGTTGGGAACAGGATCGTGCGGAACCGAGGCGCTGCGCAGGAACAGATCATATGCTTCGGGATTCTTGGGCTTGGTGGCGCTCTCCACGCCGCCAGTAGTTGCCCCGATCGCCGGCAGCAATCTTTGCCGCACCTGCGAGCTCAGCTGGGCCTGCATCCCTGTCAAATCCTGCGGAAGTCCGGTAACCGAACCCTGCCAGACCACGCGGTTTGTCTTGGTGTCCACCGCCTCCAGTCCAACGATCAGTCTTTCACCCTGCTTGACGAAATGTCCGGAAACCGTGGTGTCGACGTGTAGCTCCTTTCCTATCTTCTGCGGATCGAAGTCTCCCGTAGCATATTTGCGCGTAGCCGACGAAGGGCGAATTTCCAGCGACGGCATGTAGGTGAGCGCGGTGCCGAGTTCGTCCGCCAGCGCGAACCGCAGGTAGTCAAGCGAAGAGTCGCCGCTCGCATTCTGGAACGGCAGAACCGCCAATGACTTCCCCGAACTTGCGCGAACGCTCACTCCGCGGTGGCGCACAAACCACCCCACCGCCAGCAGCAGCAAAGCCAGCACGATTGCCCCCAATCCGATCAGCCGGTAAATACGGATCGAATCCATGCCGCTGAACGTGTTGGTTGGGCGCCGCCGCAGAACTGCACTGACCGCGGTCTTGGTCACCGTATCCGCGTCGGTGTCGTGCTTCAGCTTCTGCAGGTCTGCCCCTAGTTCCTTGGCGCTCTGGTAGCGCTTGTCGCGGTCTTTCTCCATCGCCTTGCCGACGATGCGCTCAAACTCGAACGGCAACGACGGATTTAATCTCAGCGGCGACGTTGGCTTCTTGTGCAACACTGCATCCAGCGTCATGATGACGTTTTTCGCAGCGAACGGCTTCTGCCCCGTGGCCATCTCGTACAGCACTACGCCGAACGAAAAGATATCGGTGCGGAAATCCAGTTCCTCGCCCTTAGCCTGCTCGGGCGACATGTACACGGCGGTGCCCGGAACCACCCCAATCGCAGTCAGAGTCTCTTCGTAGTTGGTGTCAGAGACCTCATCCCCCGCGGTCGTCACCGGGCGGGGCGCCATTTTGCGTTCCTGCAGCTTGGCCAGGCCGAAATCCAGAATCTTGGCGTGACCTCGGGTGGTCAGGAAAATGTTGGCTGGCTTGATGTCGCGGTGGATGATCCCGCGCGCATGCGCCGCATCCAGCGCCTCGGAAATCTCCACCCCCACCGTCAGCACTTCTTCGAAAGGCAGCGGTTTGTTGCCCTGAAGGCGCTCTTTCAAAGTGTCGCCCTCGAGCAACTCCATCACCATGAAGGGCTGCCCGTCCTGCTCGTCAATTTCGTGGATGGTACAGATATTGGGGTGATTAATCTGCGAGGCGGAACGGGCTTCGCGTTCGAAACGCTCTACTGCTTTGCTGTCATCGGCAAGGCGGTCAGGAATGAACTTGATGGCAACCCGGCGTCCCAGCTTGACGTCC
This window contains:
- a CDS encoding protein kinase, whose translation is MIGRTISHYRILEKLGGGGMGVVYLAEDVKLGRRVAIKFIPDRLADDSKAVERFEREARSASQINHPNICTIHEIDEQDGQPFMVMELLEGDTLKERLQGNKPLPFEEVLTVGVEISEALDAAHARGIIHRDIKPANIFLTTRGHAKILDFGLAKLQERKMAPRPVTTAGDEVSDTNYEETLTAIGVVPGTAVYMSPEQAKGEELDFRTDIFSFGVVLYEMATGQKPFAAKNVIMTLDAVLHKKPTSPLRLNPSLPFEFERIVGKAMEKDRDKRYQSAKELGADLQKLKHDTDADTVTKTAVSAVLRRRPTNTFSGMDSIRIYRLIGLGAIVLALLLLAVGWFVRHRGVSVRASSGKSLAVLPFQNASGDSSLDYLRFALADELGTALTYMPSLEIRPSSATRKYATGDFDPQKIGKELHVDTTVSGHFVKQGERLIVGLEAVDTKTNRVVWQGSVTGLPQDLTGMQAQLSSQVRQRLLPAIGATTGGVESATKPKNPEAYDLFLRSASVPHDPVPNQEAVNMLEKAVGLDPAYAPAWDELGMRYYYDASYGTGGPGVFQKSIAALERAVALDPNLISAAAHLARDRAESGDIVGAYKQARELVNRRPDNAGARLALAYVLRYAGQLQESAQECEKAGGLDPGNFEFRSCAFTFFELGENQRAIEFLELDAGSEYANNVMPSILLRQGKVSEAREIVDKMSMRPPWNGGILERCLTAHSASEVEQTVKDLEPSLLLERDPEMKYFQSSLMAYCGQYGIAANVLKTAIAQNYCASVALEKDPLFNRFRQKPEFPPLKAAATDCESKFLAARGK